One segment of Haloplanus natans DSM 17983 DNA contains the following:
- a CDS encoding ABC transporter ATP-binding protein: MSDTLLTVRDLDAGYGDLQILDCVDMDVGDEEYVTIVGPNGAGKSTVMKSVFGLTTYMGGEITFDGRDITGRPPEEIIHEGIGYVPQSDNVFASLSVRENLEMGAYILDDMPEERVAEVFERFPVLEERQTQAAGTMSGGQRQMLAMGRALMLDPALLLLDEPSAGLAPDLVDEMFDRIDEINDAGTAILMVEQNAKEALRRCDRGYVLANGQNRYEGEGRTLLDDEEVRQQFLGG, translated from the coding sequence ATGAGCGATACCCTCCTGACCGTCCGCGACTTAGACGCCGGCTACGGCGACCTCCAGATTCTCGACTGCGTCGACATGGACGTGGGCGACGAGGAGTACGTCACCATCGTCGGTCCGAACGGCGCCGGCAAGTCGACGGTGATGAAGTCGGTGTTCGGCCTCACGACGTACATGGGTGGGGAGATCACCTTCGACGGCCGGGACATCACCGGCCGACCGCCCGAGGAGATCATCCACGAAGGGATCGGCTACGTCCCCCAGTCCGACAACGTGTTCGCGTCGCTATCGGTTCGGGAGAACCTGGAGATGGGGGCGTACATTCTCGACGACATGCCCGAGGAACGGGTCGCCGAAGTGTTCGAACGGTTTCCCGTCCTCGAGGAGCGACAGACCCAGGCGGCGGGGACGATGAGCGGCGGGCAGCGACAGATGCTCGCGATGGGGCGGGCGCTCATGCTCGATCCCGCACTCCTCCTCTTGGACGAACCGAGCGCCGGCCTCGCCCCCGACCTCGTCGACGAGATGTTCGACCGGATCGACGAGATCAACGACGCCGGCACCGCGATCCTGATGGTCGAGCAGAACGCGAAAGAGGCGCTCCGGCGCTGTGATCGGGGGTACGTCCTCGCCAACGGACAGAACCGGTACGAGGGCGAGGGACGGACGCTCCTCGATGACGAGGAGGTCCGCCAGCAGTTCCTCGGCGGCTAG
- a CDS encoding ABC transporter ATP-binding protein, translating into MNGVSKSITESRPDVAETPLRVEGLTKSFGGITAVDSASFEVERGTLTGLIGPNGAGKSTTFNLITGMLSPDAGTVTFDDEDITGREPYEIADRGLVRTFQIARELGEMTVLENMMLAPKAQRGEHLWRSVLPGARGSVRTQEAELLDRVWETLEFFDIEHLAEEYAGNLSGGQRKLLEMARALLTDPDMLLLDEPFAGVNPTLEQRLLEHIHELRDQGYTFLLVEHDMDLIMNNCRHVIVMHQGQILTEGTPEEIKANEEVIEAYLGGDV; encoded by the coding sequence GTGAACGGCGTGAGTAAATCCATCACGGAGTCGCGTCCGGACGTGGCCGAGACGCCGCTCCGAGTCGAGGGCCTGACGAAAAGCTTCGGCGGGATCACCGCCGTCGACAGTGCGAGCTTCGAGGTCGAACGCGGCACGCTCACGGGGCTGATCGGCCCGAACGGCGCCGGCAAGTCGACCACGTTCAACCTCATCACGGGGATGCTCTCGCCCGACGCCGGGACGGTCACCTTCGACGACGAGGATATCACCGGCCGCGAACCCTACGAAATCGCGGATCGGGGGCTGGTCCGGACCTTCCAGATCGCCCGCGAACTCGGCGAGATGACCGTCCTGGAGAACATGATGCTCGCGCCGAAGGCCCAGCGCGGCGAGCACCTCTGGCGGTCGGTCCTCCCCGGTGCCCGTGGGAGCGTCCGCACACAGGAGGCCGAACTCCTCGACCGGGTGTGGGAAACCCTGGAGTTTTTCGACATCGAACATCTCGCGGAGGAGTACGCGGGCAACCTCTCCGGCGGCCAGCGCAAACTCCTGGAGATGGCGCGGGCGCTCCTGACCGATCCCGACATGCTCCTCCTCGACGAACCGTTCGCCGGGGTCAACCCGACACTGGAGCAACGGCTCCTCGAACACATCCACGAACTCCGCGATCAGGGCTACACCTTCCTGCTGGTCGAACACGACATGGACCTCATCATGAACAACTGTCGGCACGTGATCGTGATGCATCAGGGACAGATCCTGACCGAGGGGACACCCGAGGAGATCAAAGCGAACGAGGAAGTCATCGAAGCCTACCTGGGAGGCGACGTATGA
- a CDS encoding branched-chain amino acid ABC transporter permease — translation MSDTAGSLRRLWEQDAAKIVALLVVIYGAYLVSGLILGYSIRGQLNSLASLTFYIGVFATLALALNLHWGYTGLFNIGVVGFMAVGIYVMAFVSKPLYGTTGAAQVGGLGLPIPVGILVGMLAAAALGFVVALPALRLRADYLAIVTIAMSEIVRFTFLSSTFQQFQFPHTLAGDTTRVGFGGGSGLILDFPDPLLAFIDVVGLSGAYDGLVALVGQVVANNPDPIVHSLVYGVVLLLVVAGYFWLLKRTGESPFGRVLKAIREDEDVARALGKNTDRFKVVSFMLGCALMGLAGILWLMGQGAVTPNFFRPRLTFFVWIALIIGGAGSNTGSVLGGAVFAAVLYQGPLYFQNVVTSVFQPGEAPSSFGPAVSPLISGFDPMPFLLYTLDSVRQLQLVIMGVALVWLMHNRPQGMLGHRKETAAAIPLGRPGGDAGRSGGSDTDADAEPTPKADGDGSGGERRE, via the coding sequence ATGAGCGACACTGCCGGCTCGCTCCGTCGACTCTGGGAGCAGGACGCGGCCAAAATCGTCGCACTCCTCGTCGTCATCTACGGTGCCTACCTCGTCAGCGGCCTCATCCTCGGGTACAGCATCCGTGGACAGCTCAACTCCTTGGCCTCGCTCACCTTCTACATCGGCGTCTTCGCCACGCTCGCGCTCGCTTTGAACCTCCACTGGGGCTACACCGGCCTGTTCAACATCGGCGTCGTCGGCTTCATGGCCGTCGGCATCTACGTGATGGCATTCGTCTCGAAACCGCTGTACGGAACCACAGGCGCCGCACAGGTCGGCGGCCTCGGCCTGCCGATCCCCGTCGGCATTCTCGTCGGGATGCTCGCCGCCGCGGCACTTGGCTTCGTCGTTGCTCTCCCCGCCCTTCGACTCCGTGCGGACTACCTCGCCATCGTCACCATCGCCATGTCCGAAATCGTCCGCTTTACCTTCCTCTCCTCTACCTTCCAGCAGTTCCAGTTCCCTCACACCCTCGCCGGCGACACCACCCGCGTCGGCTTCGGCGGCGGGAGCGGCCTCATCCTTGATTTCCCCGACCCCCTGCTCGCGTTCATCGATGTCGTCGGCCTCTCGGGCGCGTACGACGGCCTCGTCGCTCTCGTGGGACAGGTCGTCGCGAACAACCCCGATCCCATCGTCCACAGCCTCGTCTACGGCGTGGTCCTCTTGCTGGTCGTCGCCGGCTACTTCTGGCTTCTCAAACGGACCGGCGAGTCACCGTTCGGCCGGGTGCTGAAAGCTATCCGTGAAGACGAGGACGTGGCCCGCGCCCTCGGCAAGAACACCGACCGCTTCAAGGTCGTCTCGTTCATGCTCGGCTGTGCGCTGATGGGGTTGGCCGGCATCCTCTGGCTGATGGGGCAGGGCGCCGTCACGCCCAACTTCTTCCGCCCGCGGCTCACCTTCTTCGTCTGGATCGCCCTCATCATCGGCGGCGCCGGCTCGAACACCGGGAGCGTCTTGGGCGGTGCCGTCTTCGCCGCCGTCCTCTACCAGGGCCCGCTCTACTTCCAGAACGTCGTCACCTCCGTCTTCCAGCCCGGCGAAGCGCCGAGCAGTTTCGGCCCGGCGGTCTCGCCGCTCATCTCGGGGTTCGATCCGATGCCCTTCCTGCTTTATACGCTCGATTCGGTGCGCCAACTCCAACTGGTCATCATGGGTGTCGCGCTCGTCTGGCTGATGCACAACCGGCCACAGGGGATGCTCGGCCACCGCAAGGAGACGGCGGCGGCCATCCCGCTCGGCCGACCGGGCGGCGACGCGGGTCGGAGCGGCGGTTCCGACACCGACGCCGACGCCGAACCGACACCGAAAGCGGACGGCGACGGTAGCGGAGGTGAACGGCGTGAGTAA
- a CDS encoding branched-chain amino acid ABC transporter permease codes for MRGLVIGLAGIGLSMTYSILNFANFSHGDYITSGAFAGWATTYAIAGFGRADIGSLLLVGAGGSVFGGALGIGVTTTPVAVVAGIVVAGVTTVLLALGVDRVVYKPIRAESGITLLITSIGVAFALRYLIQFVFGSSVRGTTAAGSIPQASLYFVDGVVRIDAHDATLLVVAGGLMLGVHLLLQTTKLGKAMRAMSDNEDLARITGIPTERVVRATWIIGGGLTGVAGYVFILWKGTLGFNDGWLLLLLIFAAVILGGIGSIYGAIAGGLVIGIAASISVIWIPAAFSRAAAFVVMIVILLVRPQGLFSGRSTA; via the coding sequence ATGCGCGGCCTCGTGATCGGACTGGCCGGCATCGGCCTGTCGATGACCTACAGCATCCTGAATTTCGCGAACTTCTCGCACGGTGACTACATCACGAGCGGGGCCTTCGCCGGCTGGGCAACGACGTACGCCATCGCCGGCTTCGGCCGGGCCGACATCGGGTCGCTTCTCCTCGTCGGCGCCGGCGGCTCCGTCTTCGGTGGGGCGCTCGGCATCGGCGTGACGACGACGCCCGTCGCCGTCGTCGCCGGCATCGTCGTCGCCGGCGTCACGACAGTGCTGCTCGCGCTCGGAGTCGACCGCGTCGTCTACAAACCCATCCGCGCCGAGAGCGGAATCACCCTGCTGATCACCAGTATCGGGGTCGCGTTCGCGCTTCGGTACCTGATCCAGTTCGTCTTCGGCTCCAGCGTCCGCGGGACGACGGCCGCGGGGTCGATCCCACAGGCGTCGCTCTACTTCGTCGACGGCGTCGTCCGGATCGACGCCCACGACGCCACGCTTCTCGTCGTCGCCGGCGGCCTCATGCTCGGCGTTCACCTCCTCCTCCAGACGACGAAACTCGGCAAGGCGATGCGCGCCATGTCCGACAACGAGGATCTGGCTCGCATCACCGGGATTCCGACCGAACGGGTCGTCCGCGCGACGTGGATCATCGGCGGCGGTCTCACCGGCGTCGCCGGCTACGTGTTCATCCTCTGGAAGGGCACGCTCGGCTTCAACGACGGCTGGCTCCTCCTCCTGCTCATCTTCGCGGCCGTCATCCTCGGCGGTATCGGCTCCATCTACGGCGCCATCGCGGGCGGTCTCGTCATCGGCATCGCGGCCTCCATCTCGGTCATCTGGATCCCCGCCGCGTTCTCGCGCGCGGCCGCGTTCGTCGTCATGATCGTCATCCTGCTCGTTCGTCCGCAGGGGCTGTTCTCCGGGAGGTCGACCGCATGA
- a CDS encoding type 1 glutamine amidotransferase: MAADTRRNFRRGLDADVVEFDCLAGELPDDFRYDAFVVTGSFASVYWDREWITRLRRWAGDAIEAGLPALGVCYGHQLLADVLGGRVEAMDEYELGYRTVEQDGHNRLLDGLDEEFTVFTSHSDRVSDAPPGATVFARNDYGIHGFRKDRVFAVQFHPEYDMATAESVTKGKDDQLSADRIAEILDGIHEDNYRSAQEASRLFDNFIEFVAEVSSERLSTN, from the coding sequence ATGGCCGCCGACACCCGGCGCAACTTCCGTCGGGGACTCGACGCCGACGTCGTGGAGTTCGACTGTCTGGCCGGTGAACTCCCCGACGATTTCCGATACGACGCGTTCGTGGTTACCGGCTCGTTCGCGTCGGTCTACTGGGACCGGGAGTGGATCACCCGGCTACGGCGGTGGGCCGGCGACGCCATCGAAGCTGGGCTCCCGGCGCTCGGCGTCTGTTACGGCCACCAGCTTCTCGCGGACGTCCTCGGCGGCCGCGTCGAGGCGATGGACGAGTACGAACTCGGCTACCGGACCGTCGAACAGGACGGCCACAACCGGCTCCTCGACGGGCTCGACGAGGAGTTCACGGTCTTTACGAGCCACTCCGACCGCGTCAGCGACGCGCCGCCGGGAGCGACAGTATTCGCCCGGAACGATTACGGAATCCACGGGTTCCGGAAGGATCGTGTGTTCGCCGTCCAGTTCCACCCCGAGTACGACATGGCCACCGCCGAGTCGGTGACCAAGGGGAAGGACGATCAGCTGTCGGCGGACCGAATCGCCGAGATACTCGACGGCATCCACGAGGACAACTATCGGTCCGCGCAGGAGGCGAGTCGGCTGTTCGACAACTTCATCGAGTTCGTCGCCGAGGTCAGCTCCGAACGCCTCTCGACGAACTGA
- a CDS encoding GNAT family N-acetyltransferase, producing MVTVEPAAPGDADAVVDLWVALAAEQRRHGSHIRADTNRDAIRESLARHAADDGLTVARDDGAIVGFVRFAVERGPLTQDRTRGVVRDLYVVPERRDEGVGGRLLDAAEAALRDRGVAVVAVEALARNDDAIRFYERRGYRPHRIEFEREVENDKRPRRDR from the coding sequence ATGGTCACGGTCGAACCGGCCGCCCCCGGCGACGCCGACGCCGTCGTCGACCTGTGGGTCGCGCTCGCGGCGGAGCAGCGTCGCCACGGGTCCCACATCCGGGCCGACACGAACCGCGATGCAATCAGAGAATCGCTGGCGCGACACGCCGCCGACGACGGGCTGACGGTCGCCCGCGACGACGGCGCTATCGTGGGGTTCGTACGGTTCGCCGTCGAACGCGGCCCGCTGACCCAAGACCGGACTCGTGGCGTCGTCCGTGACCTGTATGTCGTCCCCGAGCGGCGTGACGAGGGTGTCGGGGGACGGCTCCTCGACGCCGCCGAGGCGGCGCTCCGGGACCGCGGCGTCGCCGTCGTCGCCGTCGAGGCACTGGCCCGTAACGACGACGCGATCCGGTTCTACGAGCGCCGTGGGTACCGGCCCCACCGGATCGAGTTCGAGCGGGAGGTCGAAAACGATAAACGCCCGCGCAGGGACCGATAA
- a CDS encoding S8 family serine peptidase: MTTERGPLWSTSVKQTRDYIIRAHGLSTNVPRTGERADGIHIGVVDSAWQLPSEYTDGYTVHERRENSFLNTSEEETSQHCRAVFDRLCAYAPDAEFSLYQAMNADKRVPVEPYSDVVTKAIEDDIDILNLSSGRPWRAPVALNPDVKVTKRLINAGITVVAAAGNYLPNKQERRPPVHCPGAFEDVISVGGMVTHCPCEPGDEPANRRAGPYYWVNEDVAPESDVTPANGTFCSEQDCTNGQNCIPNQQEKEWKWNPVPTGSNPDILAPMHVLRDSSDGWYLEPGTSFATPLVTGSLACILCEHQSETGEEASPYDLRRAVREGSSRIHPDASAGKYDAMGTRCELGLS, encoded by the coding sequence GTGACCACCGAGCGCGGGCCCTTATGGAGTACGTCCGTCAAGCAGACTAGGGATTATATAATCCGCGCGCATGGCTTATCAACGAACGTTCCCAGAACGGGAGAGCGTGCAGACGGCATCCACATTGGGGTCGTTGACTCGGCTTGGCAGTTGCCGTCAGAGTACACGGATGGATATACTGTCCATGAGCGGAGGGAGAACTCATTTCTCAATACGTCTGAAGAAGAGACAAGTCAACACTGTAGGGCGGTGTTTGACCGTCTCTGTGCATACGCGCCTGACGCGGAATTCTCTCTCTATCAGGCGATGAACGCTGATAAAAGGGTGCCTGTTGAGCCATACTCCGATGTTGTTACCAAAGCAATTGAGGATGATATCGACATTCTCAATTTATCTTCCGGACGTCCATGGCGCGCTCCTGTCGCGTTGAATCCGGATGTGAAGGTAACAAAGCGATTAATTAATGCTGGTATTACTGTTGTTGCTGCAGCAGGTAATTATTTACCTAATAAACAGGAGAGACGTCCGCCAGTTCACTGTCCAGGTGCATTCGAGGATGTAATCTCTGTTGGAGGAATGGTGACCCATTGTCCATGTGAGCCGGGCGATGAACCAGCGAACCGAAGAGCTGGACCATATTACTGGGTGAACGAGGATGTCGCTCCTGAATCAGATGTCACTCCAGCTAACGGAACATTTTGTAGTGAACAGGACTGCACCAACGGTCAGAACTGTATCCCCAATCAGCAAGAAAAAGAATGGAAATGGAACCCGGTTCCGACGGGTAGTAACCCAGATATACTTGCACCAATGCACGTGCTGCGAGACAGTAGTGATGGTTGGTATCTGGAACCGGGGACAAGTTTTGCTACGCCACTGGTTACTGGATCTCTTGCATGTATTCTATGCGAACACCAATCGGAAACAGGTGAGGAAGCATCTCCATATGATCTGCGGCGCGCAGTTCGTGAGGGGAGTAGTCGGATACACCCTGATGCAAGTGCTGGAAAATATGATGCGATGGGTACCCGCTGCGAACTTGGCCTCAGCTAG
- a CDS encoding ASCH domain-containing protein: MLFKNYHIPVIRSGSKTVTRREWADNYAGPNVGTVVAAKTDLLKPGAECDCFIRITETREEALGTITPASARREGDYDGVDEFIRGYEDVYGEGAWDPEKVVTVVEFEYVGRSRSREQAEVVMEEL; the protein is encoded by the coding sequence GTGCTATTTAAGAACTACCACATTCCGGTGATCCGCTCGGGGTCGAAGACGGTGACACGCCGGGAGTGGGCCGACAACTACGCCGGCCCGAACGTCGGCACCGTTGTCGCCGCGAAGACGGACCTTCTCAAACCCGGTGCGGAGTGCGACTGTTTCATCCGCATCACCGAGACACGTGAGGAGGCACTCGGCACGATCACGCCGGCGAGCGCCCGCCGTGAGGGTGACTACGACGGCGTTGACGAGTTCATCCGGGGGTACGAGGATGTCTACGGCGAGGGGGCGTGGGACCCCGAGAAGGTTGTCACCGTCGTTGAGTTCGAATACGTCGGTCGCTCCCGGTCGCGTGAACAGGCCGAGGTCGTGATGGAAGAGCTGTAA
- a CDS encoding Lrp/AsnC family transcriptional regulator encodes MAQRQQRVIDEVDLTEADEAILDELHAGARTKKAVVDATGLHRNTVGNRLDVLEAGDVIKCIHDSTALYELVDDPRGREGYVQIGEELDWEKLRPVGPYSAERLEYVLGALESGDELASGLVWKTVVAQTPEGSVTLEEILGALGEAKWLLEWAKDIDE; translated from the coding sequence ATGGCGCAACGACAGCAACGCGTGATAGATGAAGTCGATTTGACGGAGGCCGATGAGGCGATCCTCGACGAATTACACGCCGGTGCGCGGACGAAGAAGGCCGTCGTCGACGCCACGGGTCTCCACCGCAACACGGTAGGGAACCGACTTGATGTCCTCGAAGCCGGCGACGTGATCAAGTGCATCCACGACTCGACTGCGCTCTACGAACTCGTCGACGATCCACGAGGCCGAGAGGGGTATGTCCAGATTGGGGAAGAGCTGGATTGGGAGAAGCTTCGTCCGGTCGGTCCGTATTCAGCCGAGCGACTGGAGTACGTTCTGGGCGCGCTTGAGTCGGGTGATGAGTTGGCAAGTGGGTTGGTGTGGAAAACAGTCGTCGCGCAGACACCAGAGGGGAGCGTCACGCTCGAAGAGATTCTCGGCGCTCTCGGTGAGGCCAAATGGTTACTGGAGTGGGCAAAGGACATCGATGAGTGA